The Rickettsiella endosymbiont of Dermanyssus gallinae genomic interval CCTGTACCACAACCCAAATCTAAAATCATTTGCGGTTGCAGACGAATGCCTTGTAAGCGCTCTAATAAGTCATTTGCCACCGTGCGCTGTAGAAGAGCGGCTTTATCATAGCTAAGCGCTGCTTTGTTGAAGCGTGAAGCGATTTTTTTTTCGTCTAATTGATTTAACATAAGCTTTTTTATCTACGCGCAGTGCAACCCTATCGCGACCTGTTCTAATAAGCTATCGATATCATTTTCTGAATGCAAGGCACTTAAACTTATGCGCAGGCGCGAGGTATTTTTCGGTACGGTGGGTGGCCGAACCGCATTCACCAAAAAGCCATTTTGAAACAAGTGTGCCGCTAATTTCATAGCCCGCTCAGGTTCGCCAAGTAAAATAGGTTGAATAGGGGTCTGGGATACCAAGACCGGTAATTCTAACTGTTTAGCCGAACGTTTAAAATGCTCAATCAAATAGCATAGCTTTTTTCTACGCCAATTTTCCTTCTGTAGCAACAATAAGCTGGTATGTGTTGCTTTAGCAATAGCCGGTGGCAAGGCGGTGGTATACATATAGGGCCGTGAAAATTGAATTAAATGCTCTATGATGGTTTCACTTCCTGCCGCAAACCCACCAAAACTCCCCAAGGATTTACCAAAGCCAGCCGATAAAATATCAGGTTTTAATCCAAAATGTTCGCAAATACCCGCACCTTTTTCACCTAATACACCTAAGCCATGCGCATCGTCTACTAATAACAAGGCTGAATGATTTTTTGCTATTTCAATCAAATCCGGCAATGGCGCTAAATCACCATCCATACTAAATACGCCATCACTGACAACAAATGACTTTCGCCCGGGAGAATCTGTTAATTGCTTCGCTAAACTCGAAATATGCTTATGTTTATAGCGTTTAAAGGAAGCACCAGAAAGCCTTGCCGCATCGACTAAGGAAGCATGATTCAATCTATCGCCAAATATACTATCGTGCCTATTGGCTAAGGCCGTTAAAATACTTAAATTGGCCATATAACCGGTAGAAAAAACCAACGCCTTTGGGTAATTACTAAACTCGGCTAAAGCTTCTTCTAACTCACAATGAATACGGCTATAGGCACCCAGAAAATGAGAAGAACCGCTACCAAGGCCATATTCATCAGCCGTTTGTTTAAATACCTTAATAACATCGGGATGTTGGGTTAATCCTAAATAATCATTAGAACAAAACGAAATTAGCTTTTTCCCTTCATAAAGCCGTTGCATTCCCGATACACCTTGCAAGACAGTACGCGTTCTATAAAGCCCGGCCTGTCTGTGTTGTGTTA includes:
- the bioF gene encoding 8-amino-7-oxononanoate synthase, whose translation is MSFLLENSLTQHRQAGLYRTRTVLQGVSGMQRLYEGKKLISFCSNDYLGLTQHPDVIKVFKQTADEYGLGSGSSHFLGAYSRIHCELEEALAEFSNYPKALVFSTGYMANLSILTALANRHDSIFGDRLNHASLVDAARLSGASFKRYKHKHISSLAKQLTDSPGRKSFVVSDGVFSMDGDLAPLPDLIEIAKNHSALLLVDDAHGLGVLGEKGAGICEHFGLKPDILSAGFGKSLGSFGGFAAGSETIIEHLIQFSRPYMYTTALPPAIAKATHTSLLLLQKENWRRKKLCYLIEHFKRSAKQLELPVLVSQTPIQPILLGEPERAMKLAAHLFQNGFLVNAVRPPTVPKNTSRLRISLSALHSENDIDSLLEQVAIGLHCA